A stretch of Planctomycetia bacterium DNA encodes these proteins:
- a CDS encoding FGGY-family carbohydrate kinase produces the protein GVAGVVEGGILPGMFGYETGQAAVGDAFDWLRRTVGAKDFRQLDAAAAAIAPGADGVLAIDWLNGCRTPLMDGRLKGGFLGLALGHEPAHLYRALIEATACGLRWIVELFADASVPVKKLVATGGLPHHNPLLVQIYADILGKPITVHPAKHGPALGAAILGAMAAGKQATGFSSAAAAVKAMAEPREDVAERRAKIVAPQRAASKAYEQVYRQYRETAAWIAGEGRG, from the coding sequence GGCGTGGCGGGGGTGGTCGAGGGTGGGATTCTGCCCGGCATGTTCGGCTACGAGACCGGCCAAGCCGCGGTGGGGGACGCCTTTGACTGGTTGCGCCGCACGGTCGGCGCGAAGGATTTTCGGCAACTAGACGCCGCGGCGGCCGCGATCGCGCCTGGGGCGGACGGCGTGCTGGCAATCGACTGGCTGAACGGCTGCCGGACGCCATTGATGGACGGGCGATTGAAGGGCGGCTTCCTCGGCCTGGCGCTGGGGCACGAGCCAGCACACCTCTATCGCGCGCTGATCGAAGCGACGGCCTGTGGGCTGCGCTGGATCGTCGAGTTGTTCGCCGACGCCAGCGTGCCAGTAAAAAAACTAGTCGCTACGGGCGGGCTGCCGCACCACAATCCGTTGTTGGTGCAGATTTACGCCGACATCCTCGGTAAGCCAATCACGGTGCATCCGGCCAAACACGGCCCGGCCCTCGGCGCGGCGATTCTCGGCGCGATGGCGGCCGGCAAGCAAGCCACCGGTTTCAGTTCCGCGGCGGCGGCCGTGAAAGCGATGGCCGAGCCGCGCGAGGATGTCGCGGAGCGGCGAGCAAAAATCGTCGCTCCGCAACGTGCGGCGAGCAAGGCGTACGAGCAAGTCTATCGGCAATATCGCGAGACGGCGGCGTGGATTGCTGGTGAAGGTCGCGGGTGA
- a CDS encoding glutamine synthetase family protein, translating into MTSIPLTGMLTIDELKYGVEADELDTVLVVFTDLYGRFMGKRFDARFFLDSLAHGTHACDYLLTVDMEMQPVAGYAFANWERGYGDFAIRPDLSTLRVATWLEKSAMVICDVVRDVDGELVDVAPRSILQRQIEAAAKSEFVAMAGTELEYYLFETSYRDAHAKAFHGLQPAGWYLEDYHMLQGTREERFNGAFRRHLHRSGIPVECSKGEWGLGQHELNLRYADVLSMADRHVIFKQCLKEVAEQQGGSVTFMAKLDAEQAGSSCHIHMSLWRNAKNAFPGTGKLGPISCSQEFTWFLGGWMKHLPEMMVCYAPTVNSYKRFQSGSWAPTRLAWCHDNRTASFRVVGHGPSLRIECRIAGADCNPYLALAASMASGLDGIANQIEPPPLFEGDAYNATQLERIPGTLRDATELFAASDFTKQVFGDKVVEHYTHFFRTEQAAYDKAVTDWERKRYFERI; encoded by the coding sequence ATGACGTCGATTCCGCTGACCGGCATGCTGACCATTGACGAATTGAAGTATGGCGTCGAGGCCGATGAGTTGGATACCGTGCTCGTGGTTTTCACCGACCTGTATGGCCGGTTCATGGGCAAGCGCTTCGACGCGCGATTTTTTCTCGATTCCCTTGCGCACGGGACGCACGCCTGCGACTACTTGCTGACCGTCGATATGGAGATGCAGCCGGTCGCCGGGTATGCGTTCGCTAATTGGGAGCGCGGGTACGGCGATTTCGCGATTCGGCCGGACCTCTCCACGTTGCGCGTCGCCACCTGGCTGGAGAAATCCGCCATGGTGATCTGTGACGTCGTGCGCGACGTCGATGGCGAGTTGGTGGACGTCGCGCCCAGATCAATTCTTCAGCGGCAGATCGAAGCCGCGGCCAAGAGCGAATTCGTCGCCATGGCGGGTACGGAATTGGAATACTATCTGTTCGAGACCAGCTATCGCGACGCTCATGCCAAGGCGTTCCACGGCCTGCAGCCGGCCGGTTGGTACTTGGAAGACTATCACATGCTGCAAGGCACGCGCGAGGAACGCTTCAACGGCGCCTTTCGCCGGCATTTGCATCGCTCCGGAATTCCGGTCGAGTGTTCTAAGGGGGAATGGGGGCTCGGGCAACATGAGTTGAATCTACGCTACGCCGACGTGCTCTCGATGGCGGACCGCCATGTGATCTTCAAGCAGTGCTTGAAAGAAGTGGCCGAACAGCAAGGCGGCAGCGTGACCTTCATGGCCAAGCTCGACGCCGAACAGGCCGGCTCCAGTTGCCATATTCATATGAGTCTGTGGCGCAACGCGAAGAACGCCTTTCCTGGCACTGGCAAGCTCGGACCGATTTCCTGCTCGCAGGAGTTCACCTGGTTTCTCGGCGGTTGGATGAAGCACCTGCCGGAGATGATGGTCTGCTACGCGCCGACTGTGAACAGTTACAAGCGTTTCCAATCCGGCTCCTGGGCGCCCACGCGGTTGGCCTGGTGCCACGACAATCGCACGGCGAGCTTTCGCGTCGTGGGACATGGCCCAAGTTTGCGAATCGAATGCCGCATCGCCGGCGCGGACTGCAACCCGTATCTGGCGCTGGCGGCGTCGATGGCGTCCGGCCTGGACGGCATCGCGAATCAAATCGAGCCGCCGCCATTGTTCGAGGGAGACGCCTACAACGCCACGCAACTGGAACGCATTCCCGGCACCTTGCGCGACGCCACGGAGTTATTCGCCGCGAGCGACTTCACGAAACAAGTCTTCGGCGACAAGGTCGTCGAACACTACACGCACTTCTTCCGCACGGAACAAGCGGCGTACGACAAAGCGGTAACGGACTGGGAACGCAAGCGATACTTTGAGCGCATCTAG
- a CDS encoding ATP-dependent 6-phosphofructokinase — protein MPAPIRRIAVNTGGGDAPGLNAVIRAVVLSAIGRGWEVLGIRKGYEGLIDPTQTIQLTRDRVRGITHLGGTILGTTNKGNPFQKIVQEADGTTRTIDVAPIVMENFRKLQLDALVAIGGDGSLAIANHFSALGMPVIGVPKTIDNDLSATEVTFGFDTAVTVATGALDRLHSTAEAHERVMVIEVMGRTAGWIALASGVAGSADVILIPEIPYSIDAVCRKVRERESLGRPYSLVVVSEGAKPIGGEMTIQAPTQVGCEPRLGGIGERVTAEIQARTGRESRCVVLGHLQRGGTPTTLDRLLALRFGAAAVRYLAEGQRGVMVAYDPPGVKTVPLADAIKRKHVPPDCEIVRTARDLGICMGDA, from the coding sequence ATGCCTGCTCCCATTCGACGAATTGCCGTAAATACCGGCGGCGGCGACGCCCCGGGCTTGAACGCCGTGATCCGCGCCGTGGTGCTTTCCGCCATTGGCAGGGGTTGGGAAGTACTGGGAATTCGCAAAGGCTACGAAGGCCTGATCGACCCCACGCAAACCATCCAACTCACCCGGGATCGAGTCCGCGGGATCACGCACCTCGGCGGAACCATCCTGGGGACGACGAACAAGGGCAACCCCTTCCAAAAGATCGTCCAGGAAGCCGACGGCACGACACGCACCATCGATGTCGCGCCGATCGTGATGGAGAACTTCCGCAAGCTGCAGCTCGACGCCCTGGTGGCCATCGGCGGCGACGGCTCGCTGGCGATTGCCAATCACTTCAGCGCGCTAGGTATGCCCGTGATCGGCGTGCCGAAAACGATCGACAACGATCTTTCCGCGACGGAAGTCACGTTTGGCTTCGATACGGCAGTCACCGTGGCCACCGGCGCACTGGATCGGCTGCACTCCACGGCCGAAGCGCACGAGCGCGTAATGGTCATCGAAGTCATGGGACGCACCGCTGGCTGGATTGCCTTGGCCTCCGGCGTGGCCGGCAGCGCCGACGTGATCCTGATTCCGGAGATTCCGTATTCGATCGACGCGGTGTGCCGAAAAGTCCGCGAACGCGAGTCGCTGGGTCGCCCCTATTCCCTCGTCGTCGTCTCCGAAGGCGCCAAGCCGATCGGCGGTGAAATGACGATTCAAGCGCCGACTCAGGTTGGCTGCGAGCCGCGATTGGGCGGCATCGGCGAACGGGTAACGGCGGAGATTCAGGCCCGCACCGGACGCGAATCGCGTTGTGTCGTGTTGGGCCATTTGCAGCGCGGCGGCACGCCGACCACGCTGGATCGATTGCTCGCATTGCGTTTCGGTGCGGCGGCCGTGCGTTATCTCGCCGAAGGCCAACGCGGCGTGATGGTCGCCTACGATCCGCCCGGCGTGAAAACAGTGCCGCTCGCCGACGCCATTAAACGCAAGCACGTCCCACCGGATTGCGAAATCGTGCGCACGGCGCGCGACCTCGGCATCTGCATGGGAGATGCGTAG
- a CDS encoding sugar phosphate isomerase/epimerase translates to MFVAASTDCFSQLPLGEALERLVDLEYTSVEIALREDGRQLKPSEVLADPEGVLHACRKTHRLTPCAYYVDMSPEDPRYYQAFAACCKLARATKVVCITVPSAELGTPFNAEIERLRELVKIAHEEQVLVGMKTQSGCLTEDPTTAQVLCDNVKGLGITLDPSHYLFGPKAGANYDNLLKYVYHLQLRDTNKKALQVRVGQGEVEYGKLATQLAKFKYDRALCVQMFDTANADVDHFAEMRKIRLLLESLL, encoded by the coding sequence GTGTTTGTGGCAGCATCGACGGATTGTTTTTCGCAACTACCGCTTGGCGAGGCGCTCGAGCGCCTGGTCGACCTGGAATACACGTCGGTCGAAATCGCGCTCCGCGAGGACGGCCGACAACTCAAGCCCAGCGAAGTGCTGGCCGATCCCGAGGGCGTTTTGCACGCCTGCCGGAAGACGCATCGGCTGACTCCTTGCGCCTACTACGTCGACATGTCGCCGGAGGATCCGCGCTATTACCAGGCGTTCGCGGCGTGTTGCAAGCTCGCGAGGGCCACGAAAGTGGTCTGCATCACCGTGCCCTCGGCCGAATTGGGCACGCCTTTCAACGCGGAGATCGAACGTCTCCGCGAGCTGGTCAAGATCGCGCACGAGGAACAAGTGCTCGTCGGCATGAAGACGCAGTCCGGCTGCCTGACCGAAGATCCGACGACGGCCCAAGTGCTCTGCGACAACGTGAAAGGGCTCGGCATCACGCTCGATCCGAGCCACTACCTCTTTGGTCCGAAGGCCGGCGCGAACTACGACAACCTGCTCAAATACGTCTACCACTTGCAGCTGCGCGATACCAACAAGAAGGCCCTGCAAGTGCGCGTGGGTCAAGGCGAAGTCGAATACGGCAAGCTCGCGACGCAGTTGGCGAAGTTCAAATACGACCGCGCCTTGTGCGTGCAAATGTTCGACACGGCCAACGCAGACGTCGATCACTTCGCGGAGATGCGCAAGATTCGCTTGCTGTTGGAGAGCTTGTTGTAG
- a CDS encoding C25 family cysteine peptidase produces MPTTLLALILTAGGALSAVDTVVVCSDELRPAMEQWVEYREGQGHGIRFVQPEATAADTHNRVLAVAQLEPIRFVVLVGDVAGGRSTRLAVPTFSTAAKVNIHWGPEREIATDAGYADRDGDSIPDLAVGRLSVQNPRELATIIQKIIAYERCSNEAGWRRRVNFVAGVGGFGAVADTVLELSAKRLITSGIPAGYATTMTHASWQSPYCPSPDRINATVLERLNEGCLFWVYVGHGQSRRLDRMYTPPNRAYEILHSNDMPALRCQHGAPIALFLSCYAGAFDAQDDCLAEEMLRAPAGPIAVAASSRVAMPYGMCVLGTNLLQACFQDRSATLGELFLTAKRKMLTEPRDQPEAKMLDALAEKLNPAGTSASDERAETAQVFNLLGDPLLRIAHPMAMPLSAPDRIAAGQRISVQGNAPFGGRCTVELIVRRDRLTFRSPNRPQFDASPEAADVYQSTYQRANDPRLIMRELDVPAGDFAVTLPVPDTAFGDCHLRAYIDGREAFALGARDIEITRAKN; encoded by the coding sequence ATGCCAACAACACTGCTCGCGCTGATTCTGACGGCCGGCGGGGCGCTCTCGGCGGTCGATACTGTCGTGGTTTGCTCCGACGAGCTGCGCCCGGCGATGGAACAATGGGTCGAATACCGCGAGGGTCAGGGGCACGGCATCCGCTTCGTCCAGCCGGAAGCCACCGCGGCTGATACGCACAATCGCGTGCTGGCGGTGGCCCAACTCGAACCGATTCGCTTCGTCGTCCTGGTCGGCGATGTCGCCGGCGGCCGGTCGACGCGCCTGGCCGTGCCGACGTTTTCGACGGCGGCCAAAGTCAACATTCACTGGGGCCCAGAACGGGAAATCGCCACCGACGCCGGCTATGCGGACCGTGACGGCGATTCGATTCCCGACCTCGCGGTCGGCCGCCTTTCCGTCCAGAATCCGCGCGAGCTGGCGACGATCATCCAGAAAATCATCGCCTACGAGCGATGCTCGAACGAAGCCGGCTGGCGGCGGCGCGTGAACTTCGTGGCGGGCGTCGGCGGTTTCGGCGCGGTGGCCGATACGGTCCTCGAACTGAGCGCGAAGCGTTTAATCACGTCCGGCATCCCGGCCGGTTATGCCACGACGATGACCCACGCCAGTTGGCAGAGCCCCTACTGCCCCAGCCCCGACCGCATCAATGCGACGGTGCTGGAACGGTTGAACGAGGGGTGCCTGTTCTGGGTTTACGTCGGCCACGGACAATCGCGGCGACTGGACCGCATGTACACTCCGCCCAACCGCGCGTATGAGATTCTGCATTCCAACGACATGCCGGCGTTGCGTTGTCAGCACGGAGCGCCGATCGCGCTGTTCCTGTCCTGCTACGCCGGCGCTTTCGATGCGCAAGACGATTGCCTCGCTGAGGAAATGCTGCGCGCTCCGGCGGGGCCAATCGCCGTGGCCGCCAGTTCCCGCGTGGCCATGCCGTACGGCATGTGCGTATTGGGTACCAATCTGTTGCAAGCGTGTTTTCAGGATCGCTCCGCCACACTGGGCGAATTGTTCCTCACGGCCAAGCGCAAGATGCTGACCGAGCCGCGCGACCAGCCCGAGGCGAAGATGCTGGACGCGCTGGCGGAGAAGCTCAATCCGGCCGGAACATCGGCGTCAGATGAACGCGCCGAAACGGCGCAGGTGTTCAACCTATTGGGCGACCCGTTGTTGCGGATTGCGCACCCGATGGCGATGCCGCTCAGCGCTCCGGACCGGATCGCGGCGGGACAGCGGATTTCAGTACAAGGCAACGCGCCGTTCGGCGGCCGATGCACGGTCGAACTGATCGTGCGGCGCGACCGGCTTACGTTCCGTTCGCCGAACCGGCCGCAGTTTGACGCCTCGCCGGAAGCGGCCGACGTCTACCAGTCCACATACCAGCGGGCGAACGACCCTCGCCTCATCATGCGCGAACTGGACGTGCCAGCTGGCGACTTTGCGGTCACGCTCCCCGTTCCCGACACCGCGTTCGGCGATTGCCACTTGCGTGCCTACATCGACGGCCGCGAGGCCTTTGCACTCGGAGCCCGCGACATCGAAATCACGCGGGCGAAGAACTGA
- a CDS encoding DUF1501 domain-containing protein — protein MADRNEITTVDRRAFLRQAGGGFGWLAATWLLQADGRLSRGATTGGSSTGAISPHFAPRAKRVIHLFMHGGPSHVDLFDPKPELTRLAGQTLPASFGEVMTRRKVADNPLLGPVSTFRPRGESGLPVSDFLPEMAACADDLCVLRSCHGDSVNHPQSVYQINTGSILMGKPSFGSWVSYGLGTENADMPAYIVMPDPGGGAKGGPPAWGSGYLPATYQGVTMRAGAKPILHLAPQPGVSGDDQAQILAFLRDQNERHLAARGGDDELSARIAAYELASRMQVAAPELVDLSGETAETLSLYGLDAPDTREFGTRCLMARRMLESGVRFVQLYAGDTVGWDAHEDVVENHGRLCRATDRPVAGLLRDLKRRGLWDDTLVIWGGEFGRMPMSEQGKGRDHNPWGYTIVLAGGAVRGGMAYGATDEVGLRAVEQPIHVRDLHATLLHILGMNHEELTYFHNGLEERLTGTEKARVVREILA, from the coding sequence ATGGCGGATCGCAACGAGATTACGACCGTGGATCGACGCGCATTTTTGCGTCAGGCTGGCGGCGGTTTCGGCTGGCTGGCGGCGACCTGGTTGCTGCAGGCCGACGGTCGCTTGAGCCGTGGTGCGACGACCGGCGGTTCCTCGACTGGCGCAATTTCGCCGCACTTCGCGCCGCGCGCGAAGCGGGTGATCCATCTCTTCATGCATGGCGGGCCGAGTCATGTCGACTTGTTTGATCCCAAGCCGGAACTGACGCGACTCGCCGGGCAAACGTTGCCGGCCAGCTTCGGCGAAGTGATGACGCGGCGGAAAGTTGCGGACAATCCGCTGCTCGGCCCCGTCAGTACGTTCCGCCCGCGCGGCGAGTCGGGCTTGCCAGTCAGCGATTTCCTGCCGGAGATGGCGGCCTGCGCTGATGACTTGTGCGTGCTGCGCAGTTGCCACGGCGACAGCGTGAATCATCCACAGTCGGTGTATCAGATCAACACCGGCTCGATCTTGATGGGCAAGCCGAGCTTCGGCAGTTGGGTGTCGTACGGTCTCGGGACCGAAAACGCCGACATGCCGGCGTACATCGTCATGCCCGATCCTGGCGGCGGCGCCAAAGGCGGCCCGCCGGCTTGGGGCAGCGGTTATCTACCGGCGACGTACCAAGGCGTCACGATGCGGGCCGGCGCGAAACCGATCCTGCATCTCGCGCCGCAACCGGGCGTGAGCGGCGACGACCAAGCGCAGATCCTCGCGTTTCTGCGCGACCAAAACGAGCGCCACCTGGCGGCGCGCGGCGGCGATGATGAACTCTCAGCGCGGATCGCGGCCTACGAGCTCGCCAGCCGGATGCAAGTCGCCGCGCCGGAGTTGGTGGATTTGAGTGGCGAAACAGCGGAAACGCTGTCGCTCTACGGCCTCGATGCGCCGGACACGCGCGAGTTCGGCACGCGCTGCTTGATGGCGCGGCGGATGCTCGAGTCCGGCGTGCGCTTCGTGCAACTCTATGCCGGCGATACGGTCGGCTGGGACGCGCACGAGGACGTCGTCGAAAACCACGGACGCCTGTGCCGCGCGACCGATCGCCCCGTCGCGGGCTTATTGCGCGACCTGAAACGCCGCGGGCTATGGGACGACACGCTCGTCATTTGGGGCGGCGAGTTCGGCCGCATGCCGATGAGCGAACAAGGGAAAGGTCGCGATCATAACCCTTGGGGGTACACGATCGTGCTCGCCGGCGGCGCAGTCCGCGGCGGCATGGCCTATGGCGCGACGGACGAAGTCGGCCTGCGCGCTGTCGAGCAACCGATCCACGTCCGCGATCTACATGCGACGCTGTTGCACATCCTCGGCATGAATCACGAGGAATTGACCTATTTCCACAACGGCCTGGAAGAACGCCTAACGGGCACGGAAAAGGCCCGCGTGGTGCGCGAGATTTTGGCGTAG
- a CDS encoding radical SAM protein: MSTDSANLFTAHERTFETNRFVYPVVSRRSRGVSIGVNLNPDKICNFDCIYCQVDRVEKSETRFVELPGLLRELDEMLGLVKSGELFQTSKFRDTPEHLRRLNDIAFSGDGEPTTYRNFDEIIAACAALKRKHGLDSVKMVLITNASMFHRPAVQRGLELLDANQGEIWAKLDAGTAEYYHLIDRTTIPFQQVLDNIAAAARVRPLVIQSLFMRVNDVSPTEAEIDTYCDRLNEFKIAGGEIKLVQVYTIARRPTESYVTPLANEEVDAIAGKVREITGLKAECFYGVAQ; the protein is encoded by the coding sequence ATGTCCACTGACTCCGCCAATCTGTTCACCGCCCACGAACGGACGTTCGAGACGAACCGCTTCGTCTATCCGGTCGTCAGCCGGCGGTCGCGCGGGGTGTCGATCGGCGTCAATTTGAACCCAGACAAGATCTGCAATTTCGATTGCATCTATTGTCAGGTGGATCGCGTCGAAAAAAGCGAAACGCGGTTCGTCGAGCTGCCCGGCTTGCTGCGCGAATTGGATGAAATGCTCGGGCTGGTAAAAAGCGGCGAGTTGTTCCAGACCTCGAAGTTTCGCGACACGCCTGAACATCTGCGACGTTTGAACGACATCGCCTTCTCCGGCGACGGGGAGCCGACGACGTATCGCAACTTCGACGAGATCATCGCCGCGTGCGCCGCATTGAAGCGCAAGCACGGCCTCGACAGTGTGAAGATGGTGCTGATCACTAACGCCAGCATGTTTCATCGCCCGGCGGTGCAACGAGGATTGGAACTGCTCGACGCCAACCAGGGCGAAATCTGGGCCAAGCTCGACGCCGGCACCGCGGAGTATTACCACCTCATCGACCGCACCACGATCCCGTTTCAGCAAGTGCTCGATAACATCGCCGCGGCGGCGCGGGTACGGCCGCTCGTGATTCAATCGCTGTTCATGCGCGTGAACGACGTCTCGCCGACCGAAGCCGAAATCGATACGTATTGCGATCGATTAAACGAGTTCAAGATTGCCGGCGGCGAAATCAAGTTGGTGCAGGTCTACACGATCGCGCGCCGCCCGACGGAGAGTTATGTGACGCCGCTGGCAAATGAAGAAGTCGATGCGATCGCCGGCAAAGTTCGCGAAATCACTGGCCTGAAGGCGGAGTGTTTTTACGGAGTGGCACAATAG
- the rlmN gene encoding 23S rRNA (adenine(2503)-C(2))-methyltransferase RlmN: MKHLLDQLGTGLPAFLREVGLPAYRARQVRHWLFAGRVSDFATMTDLPAALRESLATEFSLWTTEIAAHRQANDDTEKLLLQLADGNRIECVLIREGERRTCCVSTQVGCAMGCVFCASGLEGVVRNLSTGEILEQLLRLQQLLPQDERLSHIVVMGMGEPLANLDNLLPALEWATSPEGLGISGRRVTISTVGLPAALKRLATEKHPYHLAVSLHAPNDVLRSQLVPVNRSAGLADVVSAADEYFAANGRRLTFEYVLLGNLNDQPEHAKQLVGILRQRTAMVNLIPYNPVAGLPYQTPSGRAVDRFVEILQSAGVEVQVRVRKGDQIDAACGQLRRSLATTEPVTLS; the protein is encoded by the coding sequence TTGAAACACTTACTTGATCAACTCGGAACGGGACTGCCAGCGTTCCTGCGCGAAGTGGGGCTGCCGGCCTACCGCGCGCGGCAAGTGCGGCACTGGCTGTTTGCCGGGCGCGTCTCCGATTTTGCCACGATGACCGACTTGCCCGCGGCGTTGCGGGAATCCCTCGCCACCGAGTTTTCGCTCTGGACGACCGAAATCGCCGCACATCGCCAGGCCAACGACGACACCGAAAAGCTGCTGTTGCAATTGGCCGATGGCAACCGCATCGAGTGCGTGCTGATCCGCGAAGGGGAGCGCCGCACCTGCTGTGTCAGCACGCAGGTCGGCTGCGCGATGGGCTGCGTCTTCTGTGCGAGCGGCCTGGAAGGAGTGGTCCGCAATCTCTCGACCGGTGAAATCCTCGAACAGCTTTTGCGGCTACAGCAGTTGCTACCTCAGGACGAGCGGCTGAGTCACATCGTCGTGATGGGCATGGGCGAACCGCTCGCGAATCTTGACAATCTGTTGCCGGCTCTCGAATGGGCGACCAGCCCCGAAGGGCTCGGCATCAGCGGACGCCGAGTGACGATTTCCACAGTTGGTTTGCCGGCGGCGCTCAAACGGCTGGCCACCGAAAAACATCCATATCACCTCGCCGTTTCGCTCCACGCGCCAAACGACGTCTTGCGAAGTCAACTCGTTCCGGTCAATCGGAGCGCCGGGTTGGCCGACGTCGTATCGGCCGCAGATGAGTATTTCGCCGCCAACGGCCGCCGGCTGACGTTCGAATACGTCTTGCTCGGCAACTTGAACGATCAACCGGAGCACGCCAAGCAACTTGTCGGCATATTGCGGCAACGGACCGCGATGGTGAATCTGATTCCCTACAACCCGGTCGCCGGATTACCGTACCAGACGCCGAGTGGTCGGGCCGTCGACCGCTTCGTTGAGATCCTGCAAAGCGCTGGCGTCGAGGTCCAAGTCCGCGTCCGCAAAGGCGATCAAATCGACGCCGCCTGCGGCCAACTCCGCCGCTCCCTGGCCACCACCGAACCGGTGACGCTATCATAG
- a CDS encoding VCBS repeat-containing protein: MRLPLMLVVLAAIAAPLFAAEPVKVSFKKSQLDAKFRSEGVAVADFNRDGKLDVAAGSVYYTAPDWQMHNVLEQPQEFDPKGYSPSFCNFSEDLNHDGWADLIVVDFPGQQTWWFENPKEAGGAWTKRECVPVTNNESPTYLDVFGDGLRRLVFATGDQMALALPQADSASAWLIQTISEPKAPGTERYSHGLGVGDVNKDGRQDVVVAQGWWENPAESDKPAKWTFHPAPFAESVSNMHVYDFDGDGDNDVLSSSAHAFGIWWSEQTPDGWKQHEIDRSFSQTHSMCLADMNGDGLADFVTGKRWWAHAQGDPGVDEPAVLFWFELTRKDGRPVWIPHQIDHDSGVGTQFEVVDTNDDGLLDVVTSSKKGTFVHTQSRE; this comes from the coding sequence ATGCGTCTGCCGTTGATGTTGGTTGTGCTTGCGGCCATCGCCGCGCCGCTATTCGCGGCTGAGCCGGTCAAGGTTTCCTTCAAGAAGTCGCAGCTCGACGCCAAGTTCCGGAGCGAGGGCGTCGCCGTGGCGGATTTCAATCGGGACGGGAAGCTCGACGTCGCCGCGGGCAGCGTGTACTACACCGCCCCCGATTGGCAGATGCACAACGTGCTGGAGCAGCCCCAGGAATTCGACCCCAAGGGCTATAGCCCCAGCTTCTGCAATTTCTCGGAAGACCTGAACCACGACGGTTGGGCCGATCTGATCGTCGTCGATTTTCCCGGACAGCAAACCTGGTGGTTCGAGAATCCCAAGGAAGCTGGCGGCGCTTGGACGAAGCGGGAATGCGTCCCGGTCACGAATAACGAAAGCCCGACGTATCTCGACGTCTTCGGCGACGGTCTGCGGCGGCTCGTGTTCGCGACCGGCGATCAGATGGCACTGGCGCTTCCGCAGGCGGATTCCGCTTCAGCGTGGTTAATTCAAACAATTTCGGAACCCAAGGCGCCGGGCACGGAGCGTTACTCGCACGGACTAGGCGTCGGCGACGTCAATAAAGACGGCCGGCAGGACGTGGTCGTCGCGCAAGGGTGGTGGGAAAATCCGGCTGAGAGCGATAAGCCGGCGAAGTGGACGTTTCATCCCGCGCCATTCGCGGAGAGCGTCTCCAACATGCACGTCTACGATTTCGACGGCGACGGCGACAACGACGTGCTCAGTTCCAGCGCGCACGCCTTTGGCATCTGGTGGAGCGAGCAGACGCCGGACGGCTGGAAGCAGCACGAGATCGACCGCAGCTTTTCGCAGACCCATTCGATGTGCCTGGCCGACATGAACGGCGACGGGCTGGCCGATTTCGTCACCGGCAAGCGCTGGTGGGCCCACGCCCAGGGCGACCCCGGCGTCGACGAACCGGCGGTGCTGTTCTGGTTCGAGCTAACGCGCAAGGACGGCCGCCCGGTGTGGATCCCACACCAAATCGACCACGACTCCGGTGTCGGCACGCAGTTCGAAGTCGTCGACACGAATGACGACGGACTGTTGGACGTGGTCACGTCCAGCAAAAAGGGGACGTTCGTGCATACGCAGTCGCGGGAGTGA